The nucleotide window gcatCTCTTCGCTTCTCTCTGTTGTTCGCCCATGCCTTCGTCATCGGACCCTGGACCAAGTACACAACAGCGGCATGGATTTCGATTGATATAGACTTGGAACGATGTTCTCTGGAGAGAAATCAATCACCACATCCAGACAGTGCAGGCAAGTCGAGGTCTCCACTAGACATAGACAAAGTGTGTCAAATGTCATTGTAAGTAGTTTCTAACAAGAATGATTCGTCGGTTCTGGTGAGGTGCAGAGAAAGGGAAGCAAAAAACACATTGGGTCAGTTGGGAGAGTATGCTGAGACCCAAGGGAAGAGGTGGCATGGGATTCAAAGATTTGAGATTGTTTAACCAAGCAATGCTAGCGCTGCAAGCGTGGAGGCTTATTGAGTTCCTGGACAGCCTATGCGCACATGTTTTGCGGGCTAAGTACTATCCATCCGGTTCCATCACAAATACAGTATTTACGAGGAACAAATCGACAACATGGCTTGCCATTGGGCATGGTCTGGAGCTAGTGAAGCAAGGATATATTTGGCAAGTGGGCAATGAAGGAAACATTCGTATATGGCGTGATCCCTGGATTCCAAGGGGCGCACCGTTTAAACCAATCACGTCAAAACGCCGCTGTAGATTAAAATGGGTTCTGATCTCATGACAGTGGAGTGACAACCAAGTCTGGAGAACCTTTAGATTCCCACGTTGATAGGAGTCCACAATTTGAGTGACAACCAAGTCTAGAGAACCTTTAGATTCCCATGTTCAGGCGAAGTCCTCAGCCAATTATGTCGCCCAGCCTACTCGCCTTCCTAGTGGGCATGACTTGTTTTGTTGAGCCTTCGCCGTCATGAATCAATTAAGCTAGATGATGCCCCACGTATTGCTGCAGGAACCTTGATAAAAGAAATGTGTAAATAGTCGCTGCAAGATCATTCAAAATGTATGGGAAACACATTAAGCTTAAAAACAATATAAATATGAAGCATTaaatataaaaataaaaataaggTTAAAAGAATGTGGTGTCTAACAAAATGGGGAGAGTAAACTACATAGGTATCCTGCAACCCCACAACACATTTACAATACAAAATTTAATGTAAAAAATAATCTATGACTAACATGCATGAATCGATGACGTGGCGTTGCATACATGGAGTAATGCAAAAAATGTAATTTATGATCTGCATGCATGACATGTTTATATGGCATGGTTGCACGGCTTGCTTCACTGCTTATAATCGTCGCTAGGTGGTTTGCGGATCTGAATGTAATTTTTATCATTTCTGATATTCATTGTATTGTCATGATTAAAAAAGTATAAATGAGAAATTCTCTCGAAAAAAATAGTGGATTGTAACAAATTAGTACTAATAGAAGATGCGAGAACAGAACGATGGTGACCCTTCGCCGTCCTCGGCTGTCGCTTATGAGCCGTGGGGTCAAACAGAAAGGAGGAAGATGATGCGCTCAAGCAGAGAACAGTACACGCACCAAAAGATAAGAAAAGACTAGGAAAGAAAGGAAGCAACGTGGCAACTTCCACGCCACTTCCCTGCAAGGAAAACCTCCATGCCACCTACCGCTAGCTGCAAATCAGTGAAGTCCAGTAGTCCACCTACCGCACAACAAACTGAGTGTGCTAGAGAGCCATGGCTATGGAGGTTCTGTACCCGTTCTTCCTCTGCCTCGCCGTGCTCACCGGCAGAGCAGTCTCCGCCCCACCACACTCGCAGTGCCACGACAACCCGCCGGACATGACGGCCGCCAGGGTCGAGGCGGGAAAGGTCGTCCATGACTTTGCTGGCTACACGGCTTACGTTACCGGCGCCATCCACTCCGACCGGGCCGTCGTCCATTGCCGATCATTTTAAGTATTTCTGTTCCATCAAAAAGACCTAAATATTATGCGTTAAGTTTCGTGTTTATGCATGGTTTAGTTtcaaataaaagaaaagtaaatTTATGCCTACATAATTCAACGCAAAAATGGATGTCCTGGATGTATAGTGTACATGTCGTGGGGTTCAGCAACAACTTTCCCTTTCTTCCTCTTATATATAAAAGCAAAGCAAGATACTTCCTTCGGATGTGATATAAGTCAGGCACGGGTTTTATGTGTTTGATTTCATTACCGAAAAATGGATTGTATGGCTTCGAAGGTATTTTCTAGATTTGTCATCAACAAAAGTTTCTAAATATGTATTTTTTGTATTATGTATATGTTTTCCAGTTAAATTGACTACCTAAATTCCTGTGTCAGACTAATATTATCGTCCTCCGAAGGAAGTAGTAGCACTGCTGTTTAAGTTAAATAGTATGTACAAAGTTACATGAGCATGCATAGAGTGTCGTGCCGGTCAATAACTTCTTTATCCCAATATCTATACATCTATAAGTAGAAATCGTGTAAAGCGTTGCTATACACAGGACAAATTTACGGCCGACGCTTGCAGGATCATACATGGAGGCCAGCAGCGGGCCTATAGGGAGGAGGTTATTCGTTTTTTTGGCTGATGCTAGTGCTGTTGGGCACGAACTATTTTTGGCGGATCGTGCCCAAAGTGACGTATATGAATCAATTTCAAATCATGTATGGTTGTGATTAATGTTTAACATGACAAGGAAGGAAGATAGCAGACAAAATTGGTGAAGCTGGATACTATGTCGTGGTCCCTGATTTCTTTAATGGGCAACCTTTAACGGGGGCACCAGGTGAAAACCTCACACAATGGCTCAGTGAGCACTCTCCGGTAATATATTCCAATAATAACATTCCCTTGACTTTTATTAAACATTTACATTACTTTTCTCGACTATTAGTCTAATACACCTTGTAGTATACTATCATCAAAGTGGTAAGTTCCAAAAGAAACTGGTATATTTTGTTGAAGTTCTGTAGTGGTTCGGGCGGAAATAGATTTACTGTCAAGATAATTTTGCAAGTGTTATCTTATTTACTTGGTTTATCTAACAGGTAAAAGCTGCTCAAGATGCTAAACCAATATTTGCAACCTTGAGAAAAGAGCGAAAATTTAGTCTTGGAGTTGGAGGATACTGTTGGGGTGGTCAGTGAAATCAGTATACATTATTGAAAGAAATCATAATATAGTCAACTTTAATCCTTTCATCCTAGACTTAATCCAATAATCCTTTTGTTATGTTGCACTAACAGGAAAGTTCGCAGTGGAGGTAGCGAAAATGAATGAGGTGAAGGCAGTTGTCATCTCCCATCCTTACTCAGTCATTGTCGGTGATATGAGAGGTGCACTTTTATTTTTACTTATGAGGTTGTTAGTTTTAGTGTGACTCCCTTATATTCATATTTGAAGTTTCTCTGGAACTCAGAGGTCAAGTGTCCCATTGAAATCCTTGGAGGCGAATATGACCAAGCTACACCACAAAAGTTCATATATCAGTTTTTGAATGCCCTTCGCAAAAGAAGTGACAAGGTGAGTTAATTTTGATTTTGTTGACTCTTGATGCCATTAACATAGTTATGCTCGCATTGTTAttccaaagtttgaaatatagtTTTTTGAAGGACAAGATCCATTTTTTGAATATCGTAGTGTGTATAATTGCTACGCATCTCACATGTTAACGTTACCAAAATGAAGAAATATATAGATTTTTATTGAATAAGGCCTCATATTTCCTGACAAGGTTGTAGGTGGATTATCTTGAAGTGCGCAATTACACCCTATTTCCTCTGATGTCAAATTTACTATTTTATGAAGTATTTTTAATAAAATTATCACATTCTgcaatattttttttataaaaaaacatTGTTACTTTGTATCGTGAGAAAGTTTAAGGCGGTAACATTTCTTCGACAAGTAAATGAGAACGGAGGTACAACCGTGGATGTGTAATTCTGCACTTTGTTTACTGGATTTGGTAGGTTTATAAAAAAAGGTAGGCTTGTGAAAATGGTGTTAGACCGACCAAAGATTTCAATACACCATCTCATAAGTGAATTGACATGACTAGTCAGAAGGTCTTTTAACCCAAGTGCTACGTGGCCtcatgtcatattgctttgtTGTAGATACCTTACTTCGGGAAGATCTTTCCAGGAGTTTGCCATGGCTTTGCTTGTAGATACAATGTCACCAACCCATTCGAAGTCGAAACCGGTGAACAAGCTCTTGCCCTAATGGTTGGATGGTTCGAGAAACATCTGAAATGACAAATGCTAATCATAAAGGTCAGATTGATCTGACCTATTTAGTTTCATATCCATGTAAAAGTTTCCAACACAATATTTATGTAATTGCATATTCATAAACGTAATGTACATGAAGACGTGGATATTGGAAGTACAACACCTGTGATGAATGATgatttttgggaaagtcagcatccaaattATCCACTCTTCACCCCGctacaacaaattcctcagtcccctgCACCAACAGTTCAAATGGGTTCTGAAAAAACTCATCCCACCTCGTCTGTGCGTGAAGacattccagccactagtgctgaagaaactgctgctgctgatcATGTGACAACACAGACTGCACCTGAAGAGGAACTAGAAATTCCTCAGACTGATGAACCTGAGATCGCGATTCCtaaggtcgtgatgcaactcactgacacttcTCTACCAAAGCCAAAGGATCCGTTCTCAAGGAAGCAAAAATTCAAGACTGAAGACTTCTttggcgagcatgtattcttcacagattacaacccctatgactctgctcgcataaGGAAGAGGCGTTtttggactgctagtcaagcaaatttctattcctcagtgatGTTTAACAAAGACAAAGTCTTCGATCATGcacatattcctcacgtggacatggagtctctgccgtgcttcgagccagtcctcagtgttcttcacgatgctgaGCTGCTAAACTTCTGCActgacatctgtgattggaatgaagaactcattcttcagttctatgcaacgctgcagatcacaggagattctgaagatgtgaacTCATGGGTACTGGACTGGATGAAAGAAAATACTCATTACAAGGCACCAGcttctgaattgcttcgtgccctaccactcagtcctccccttgaaggtgcACGTTGTGTCTATAGTGAACatgagcttacaaatcactacatgcaagttttgatgaagcctttgaagccaggGCAGGCCCCTCGAACCAATTTCCTCGTCAAGGAATTGTTGTATGTGCCTCggactgtctatcgtattctgtcgaagacaatgagtcctatcaaaggccacgactcaaatgatgaagaagtcgttggcatcatgaagaatcttcTTTTCAACATCATTCATGGTGTTCCCGTCAACtttcatgatttcttcatgaggactctggccaATATTACTATGTCACCATTTGACCTGAAGCCTTATGCGCCGTGGATTATGAGATTcatcaggacaaggtcttcactcaactacaaagctgacaCTCTGAACCACTGCAGCTACTTGCctccaattgaagtcctcaaacgGACATTTTCCTCAGCTGATGACAAAGGCAAGGCAGCTGCTGtgatagatgaaggcattcgtctaTTGGATGGTCAATTTCGCAAGGCTGTATcctattccaccaatgatgactctgccactcatgactctGCCGCCAACAACACCAAGCAAAATCCTCAAGCCACAACACCCagggtgatgactgatcgtgagttACTCCTCAGTCTTCATCAGAAGGTTGATCGCAATCATAAATGGAtcaagcgtcagtttggttcaattcttcacaacatgacctCCACACACAAtacagtgaagaaaaaccactactacctccatgaaACCTTCAACCGTACCTGGGTTGTTCTCTCTCATGTCTACAGCActgaagatctgaagaaaatgagtctcaaggaagaatttgactggtctgcacctcctcCGAAGAAATATAAGAAAGTCAAGGTTCCTTCTTTGGTGGCCAGCTCCTATTCTTCATCGCGTGACACTGATAAACATGAAGACTTGGATGACACagcggcaggccctactacaacaGTCGACCCcgacaacgctggcgctccttcatcaacttgattatcttcaggggtgttagtcctcagttttgatccttttggtcattcgatgacaaagggggagaaatttgggttagtcttcaagcgggtctactatatgggcgttttttttgctaatttacaactctcgttcttctgaaacttttattggatcgagttgtaaacttaaacccgatggtggtctgatacttctGCTACgttattctgcatgcttattcctcgttaatattatcgCACGCATGCTGAAATTcgtcagtcaccatatttcatcatgcatttcaaattcttcatattatatatcaaatgcgtgtatgaattacaagatatagggggagatctccatgattcaactcttcaagtgtgcattgctttaaaagcaaattcctcactatgcacatcttcagggggagttcttctatatcttgcaatcaaattcctcaatatcagtattaaCACTTCATATgattatccccgttgaaaacttaacctgtgttgtcatcaatcaccaaaaagggggggattgtaagtgcatctagtgccccttagtgattttggtgtattaaagacttataggttaaggatCCAATGTGTTTATTagtgtacataggtctataagtctatgaggagtttgatatttacagagaaagtcgacccctaaaaatgaagttctttgactgaagactttggtattctgaagactttctgaagactttaaAAGTGAaaaaattggtgtgaccttgaagacttgttattcattcgaggaacatgaagcgtgaagacttttgttttcgtagtttcattttctctttcttgagtcataggaaacaccatactatTAAAgagggtcgaggaaatactaaggaaaaatttccatgtaatgctcaactcaaaatcctacacctaccaatcccttcgagtgaagccattggaaatctcatacagttcagtcaatttcatCAGTGACAGAGaagaagttcttctggtctctgaggaatttgttctgactaaggagttaggaattcgccagtgcggattgcctacacagtgaggaacatgatagccctgaggattttgaacctcaaatttccgaccgttgttgtgctgcgcgccagctgtcccaaaatatcttatccatctaatggtcatatcattgaagggcatttatgtcttatcatgtcgggctgctccctaggctataaatagctgccccctacaaccactagctggttggctgctctgagagaaactgacacttgtcaattgagagcatcccatcctctgaggactttgagcgaaaatcatcgagtgaggaaaacccaaacccaaacacctacaaacccaaagtgattgagcatcactgaagagattgatcctgcgtggatccgacgcttgttacctttgaagactgtgcttcttccagacggttaggcgtcatggtctagag belongs to Triticum urartu cultivar G1812 chromosome 7, Tu2.1, whole genome shotgun sequence and includes:
- the LOC125519429 gene encoding endo-1,3;1,4-beta-D-glucanase-like, translated to MAMEVLYPFFLCLAVLTGRAVSAPPHSQCHDNPPDMTAARVEAGKVVHDFAGYTAYVTGAIHSDRAVVHCRSKIADKIGEAGYYVVVPDFFNGQPLTGAPGENLTQWLSEHSPVKAAQDAKPIFATLRKERKFSLGVGGYCWGGKFAVEVAKMNEVKAVVISHPYSVIVGDMREVKCPIEILGGEYDQATPQKFIYQFLNALRKRSDKIPYFGKIFPGVCHGFACRYNVTNPFEVETGEQALALMVGWFEKHLK